The Pseudomonas sp. DG56-2 genome contains a region encoding:
- a CDS encoding fimbria/pilus periplasmic chaperone, whose translation MKTRFNRNTLTLLALFGSCAAQPSLAAVSLDRTRVIFTGGEKSVSLSVSNQNNQLPYLAQAWVENEQSEKITSPLVVVPPIQRLEAGASSQVKIQGLPELGQLPQDRESLFYFNLREIPPRSDKPNTLQIALQTRVKLFYRPAAIAPRAGVNEAPWQEKLTLTRQNDRYLVNNPTPYYITLIDAAPDLKAASSSQFKPLMVGPNGQLDLGMSSKALGEKPVLTYVNDYGGRPQLQFSCAANSCTASPVGNR comes from the coding sequence ATGAAAACTCGCTTCAACCGCAACACACTGACCTTGCTGGCCCTGTTCGGCTCCTGCGCGGCGCAACCCAGCCTGGCCGCCGTATCGCTGGATCGCACCCGCGTTATTTTTACTGGTGGCGAAAAATCGGTCAGCCTCAGCGTGAGCAACCAGAACAACCAGTTGCCCTATCTCGCCCAGGCCTGGGTCGAGAACGAGCAATCCGAGAAAATCACCAGTCCGCTGGTGGTTGTACCGCCGATCCAGCGCTTGGAAGCCGGGGCCAGCAGCCAGGTAAAAATCCAGGGCCTTCCGGAACTGGGCCAACTGCCACAGGACCGCGAATCGCTGTTCTACTTCAACCTGCGCGAAATTCCACCACGCAGTGATAAACCTAATACCTTGCAAATTGCCCTGCAAACGCGAGTGAAGCTGTTTTATCGACCCGCGGCGATCGCCCCCCGAGCCGGCGTCAACGAAGCCCCCTGGCAGGAAAAACTGACCCTAACTCGGCAGAACGACCGCTATTTGGTGAACAACCCAACGCCCTACTACATCACGCTGATCGATGCCGCGCCAGACCTCAAGGCCGCCAGCTCAAGCCAGTTCAAACCTTTGATGGTCGGCCCGAACGGCCAGCTCGATCTGGGCATGAGTAGTAAGGCGTTGGGCGAGAAGCCGGTGCTGACTTACGTCAACGACTACGGCGGACGCCCGCAACTGCAGTTCAGTTGTGCGGCAAATAGCTGCACCGCCAGCCCCGTTGGCAACCGCTGA
- a CDS encoding fimbrial protein gives MIPGSRSCLVTLLCSASVSTYAADNPTHSAEFQVTGTLLESACYLDPSSAYQTLALGDLSTTRLLRLGDQGTPMALHLKLQGCVRSDGGRRDSQHGTLVWSSIEPVVELIFNAVSDPDTPELIKVVGAEGFGLRLLDVQGNDVRLGRVAPAWFVSPGASQLTYYIRPERTAAFLRPGAFRASLNVNLAYD, from the coding sequence ATGATCCCTGGATCCCGTAGCTGCCTTGTAACCTTGCTCTGTAGCGCCAGTGTCTCGACTTACGCCGCTGACAACCCTACGCATTCGGCCGAATTCCAGGTCACCGGCACTTTGCTTGAAAGCGCCTGCTACCTGGATCCCAGCTCCGCCTACCAAACCTTGGCACTCGGCGACCTGAGCACTACTCGCCTGCTGCGCTTGGGCGACCAGGGAACACCCATGGCCCTGCACTTGAAGCTGCAAGGCTGTGTGCGTAGCGACGGCGGTCGACGTGATAGCCAGCATGGCACCCTGGTTTGGAGCTCGATCGAGCCGGTGGTTGAACTCATCTTCAACGCGGTATCCGACCCCGACACACCTGAACTGATTAAAGTAGTCGGCGCCGAGGGTTTCGGCCTACGTCTGCTCGATGTTCAGGGCAACGACGTACGATTAGGCCGGGTCGCCCCCGCATGGTTCGTCTCACCCGGCGCCAGCCAGCTGACCTATTACATCCGACCTGAGCGCACCGCGGCGTTTCTGCGCCCAGGCGCCTTCCGGGCCAGCCTAAATGTGAACCTGGCGTATGACTAA
- a CDS encoding fimbrial protein, translating into MTKPAVMTVARLALLGLLLGYASLAPAAEQQILTIKGVIYAAIPCVINKNAPISAPFGDVQTARIDGNYKTITLEYTLDCTRSVTNELRMQVRGNRSFDPALLMVPGYDSLAIALKMNGYRFVLNTWADFDANKKPVLQAVLVKRENREVEAGVFKASATLVVDYR; encoded by the coding sequence ATGACTAAGCCCGCTGTAATGACTGTCGCACGTCTCGCATTGCTGGGACTGCTGCTTGGCTATGCATCCTTGGCACCTGCTGCAGAGCAGCAGATCCTAACGATCAAAGGTGTTATCTATGCAGCGATTCCTTGCGTCATCAATAAAAATGCACCGATCAGCGCACCGTTTGGCGATGTGCAGACTGCCCGCATCGATGGTAACTACAAAACCATCACCCTGGAGTACACACTCGACTGTACCCGCTCGGTGACCAACGAACTACGGATGCAGGTTCGCGGTAATCGAAGTTTCGACCCCGCGCTACTGATGGTGCCGGGCTACGACAGCCTTGCCATCGCCCTTAAAATGAACGGCTACCGGTTTGTGCTCAATACCTGGGCTGACTTCGACGCCAACAAAAAACCGGTGCTGCAAGCGGTGCTAGTCAAACGAGAAAACAGGGAAGTCGAAGCCGGCGTGTTCAAGGCCAGCGCGACGTTGGTGGTGGACTATCGATGA